The window CATTGGAGCTTGAACAAGCAAATATTAGAATTCCAGCGGCAATTATAATTTTCGCCCTAGTAACCTACAGCTACTTTACACAGGCTTTGGGTCACCCAGACTTAGTTGCTTTTAAAATTTTATTTATATATGCAGTGCTATCTTTACTACTTATTGCAACCATTCTTAAAAGGAAATTAAATCCAATTTACCGAAGGCTTGCGGGAGCTTGGTTGGATATAGTTGCAGTCTCAGTATTTATGTCACTTACCGCAGACATCGGCGTCATGCTTGTGGCAGTGTATCTTTGGGTGATTTTTGGCAATGGCTTTAGGTATGGAAAAAAATACCTCTATCATGCACAGATGCTTAGTATTATTGGTTTTATACTTGCAACCAATCTAAGCTCATATTGGGAAACTCATAAAACCATTGGTTACAGCCTAATCGCAATGCTTATCGTGCTACCTCTTTATGTAGCAAAACTTATCGCCCGTCTTCACGAAGCAAAGAATAAAGTTGAAATAGAACGTCAAAAAGCAGCTGACGCAAGTATAGCTAAAACTCAATTTGTGGCCAATATGAGTCATGAAATTCGCACACCACTCAACGGCATCATTGGTATCAGTACGTTGCTTAAAACCACGCCACTGAATACTGACCAGCAAGATTTACTAAAAACATTAGAAGGCTCATCCAAGTTACTGCTTTCATTACTCAATAATGTTCTAGATTTTACTAAAATTGAAGAACGTAAATTCACGGTTGAAAAAATTGCGTTCTCTCCTAAAGAGGCCATCTATGAAACCATGGAAATCTTTCAAACACACGCTCAAACAAAAGGCATTCAGTTAGGGGCTAGTGTTTCTGACTCGCTCACAACGTTAAACGGGGACGCTTTTGTATTAAGACAAGTGTTAGCCAATTTACTGGGCAATGCGATTAAATTCACGCATGATGGTAGCGTTACAATATCGGCTACTGTACTACAAGACGACGACGTAAAATCGACCGTTCGCTTTGAGATTGCTGATACTGGAATTGGTATACCAGCAGATAAGCAAAATAAGGTATTTGAAAGCTTCACCCAAGCGGATGCCTCCACAACACGTAAGTTTGGCGGTAGCGGATTAGGCCTTACCATTGCTAAACATATGATTGAAGAGATGGGTGGCGCACTTTGCTTTCAAAGCACAGAAGGAATTGGTAGTCACTTTTGGTTTGTGCTTTCACTAGAAAAAACTAAGCATCTAGGCACGCTCCCACAAACAAGCTCACTCCAAGATAGCATCGTCCCTACAGAATCAATCTCTGAGAAACCAGCAATAGCAGCGATTGAGCCCATTAACAAAGGTCAAATAAATGGCTTTTCTAAACCTTTGAAGATTTTGGTCTGTGAAGATGAAAGTACGAATCAAAAAATAATCACACGTCTTCTCTCACTACCAGGCCACCAAGTTGATGTTGTTAGCAACAGTGATGAAATGCTAGATACTTTAGAGCGCAATAAGTTTGATCTTGTCATTACAGATTTAAATATGTCGGGCATGAATGGCGCCGACGCATTAAAACTTTACAGATTTACTCAACCAACCGATCACGATACGCGTTTTATATTATTTACCGCAGATGCAACTTTATCAGCTAGGGAAATGGCCAGTGATGCTGGTTTCGATGCTTTTTTAACGAAGCCAATCGATGCCGCCACACTGTTTAACACGATCGAACGTATTCTCAACTTAGCGCCAAACACTGCAACACAATGGATGAATAACGCTCTTAATATCCCTGTGAACACTAACCTTACATTGGAGCCCAACACTGCATCACTTGATTTAACAACGTTAAAAGAACTTGAAAAGATTGGTGCTGGCGATGATTTGTTTATGCACAGACTCCTAAGAAACTATTTAACAGATTCCACTAAACAGATTGCTAAGATTGAAACGGCAGTCAAACAGAAACAATACGGCGCAGTGCAAGATTACTGCCATGCACTTAAAGGTAATAGCTTAAGTGTAGGCGCCATACAATTAGCGACAACGGTTGAAGCTTTCGGTAAATTGAGCGCCTCAACACATGCCTCTCATGCTATTGAAATGTTAGATATTTTGAATAAAGACTTTTCTCAACTCACTGTTGCCGTAGAAGGCTACCTCAAAAGTCCTGAAGCAGCCTTAAACAAATAATCCATATTATGCAGATTGCTTCTCGTGAATATCTGCAACATCAGAATTTACTTTTGAATTTTGAGCGCGAACTAAACGATCCATTACTTTTAAGTTACGCTCATCTAATCTTAGTGCCGCATCAACCCATATTTCGGTAATATCACATAGCTCATCAACAGTAAGCGGATTCACACGTTGCTTTGCGCGGTTGATTGCTTGGAAAGAGTTGAGTGATCGGTGATTCTTTTTAATCCAATTAGTTAACGCATATTCTCCTTGTCCATCTTCTGCCAACACATCCACTACACCCATTTGATATAGCTCTTCACCTGTATAAATTTTACCAGAACGCACCATCTTTTCAGCTACAGACATTCCAACTTTGCGTGATAAAAAGCTTAACGCACCCATTCCTGGAAATAAATTAAAGAGCACTTCTGGTAGACCCATAACAGCACTTTTTTCAGCAATCAAAACGTGTGCAGACAATGCTGACTCAAAACCGCCACCCATTGCCTGTCCTTGCACTAACGCGACGGTAGTAATTGGCGCGCGCATGTTATAAAAAGTCCATAAATTTTCGACACAAAGCTTGGCATATTCAAATAAATGCTCTCTATCTTGAGCTTGAATTAGCGTCCTGAATACAGACAAATCACCACCTAGATTAAATACGCCATCTACGCTTGATGCCAAAACTAAGTAATTTACTTGCTGCGAATTACCTTGTGAGAATATCTTTCCATTTGTATTTTGCAAGTTAGTATGATGCTGTAATAAATCATTTAAGCAGGTTTTGTTAAAACATGGACGTGGTACAGGGTTCATGATTGACCACATCACACCAAACTCGCTATCAAAACGTGTGTCGATTTGTTGAAAATTTGCAATGCTAAATTTATTAAAATCTACAATAGTGTTCATGCTAAACCCCTTAAATTATCTATGGTTGTGAATTAAAAAACTAACAGTTACAACTATAGGCTTAAAAAATTACCGTCTCAAGTAAATGATTTTATTTAATAAAAAAATTTGGCTTTGATTTGTTGGGTAATTGCAACAAGATCTGATTAGCTTCCTTGTAACAAATTTGTATCAAAAAGTATCTTGTTGTGTTATTTTTTTGATTATTATTAATCCAGTCATTACAAAAATATAATTATGAAAAAAATATTACTCTCATTTGTGATCCTCTCTGCGCCAATCGTAGCGCAAGCAGCTGGCTTCGCACTAATTGAACAAAGTGCCAGCGGCATGGGAAATGCCTTTGCAGGCGGTGGTGCCATAGCAGAAGATGCCAGCACGATATTCTTCAATCCAGCAGGCATGTCGTATATAGAAGGAACTCAATTAGTTGGCGCCATCCACCTTATTAAGCCTACCGTAGATTTTAATGGCTCTATATCTGGGACAGGCAAAGCTGGGGGTGATGGTGGTGATGCAGGAGATTTATCATTTGCACCTAATTTTTACTATAAAAGAGATTTAACTAATACAGTTAAATTCGGTTTAGGAATTAACGCACCTTTTGGTCTTAAAACGGAATATGACGCTACTTGGATGGGTCGTTTTCAAGCCATTAAGTCTGAAGTAAAAACCATTAACATTAATCCTGCTATTGCCTTCAAATTAAATGACCAGCTTTCAGTAGGAGCAGGCATATCTGCTATGTGGGCTAAAGCAGAACTAACTCGCGCCTTTAATCTTGGAGGTCCTAGCGCTGAGACAACGGTAAAAATTAAGGGGGATGACTGGGGCTTTGGCTTTAACATAGGTGCTATTTACCAAGCGACAGCTGATACGCGCTTAAGTGTTGCTTATCGCTCTAAGGTGAATCAACATTTAGAAGGTGACTCTACATCACCACTTATAGCTGCACTGAATACTAATGTTACTGCGGCTATTACACTACCAGAAACATTTTCTGCTAGCGCGTTTAGTAAGCTAAATGACACTTGGGACTTAATGGGCGACGTAACTTGGACTCGCTGGAGTCAATTTAAGGAGTTACGAGTTGACTTCGCGAATCCTGTTTTAACTGATGCAGTAACTGCAGAAAATTGGAGCAACACATTACGCTACTCCATTGGCGCAAACTATCACTATAGTGATGACATTAAATTTCGTGCAGGCTTAGCATATGATGAAGAAGCAATTAGCGACCAATTCCGCACAGCACGTATCCCTGGAAATGACAGAAAATGGGTGTCTCTAGGAGCCAATTGGAAAGTATCCCCAAGCTCGTCCATTGATGTTGGCTATGCACATTTATTTATTAGTGATGCTAGTATCAATAAAAATGAAGGTGCTGGAAATGGCACACTAACTGGCACTTATGATGGTAGTGTTGATATTCTGAGCGCTCAATATACACATAATTTCTAACATCTACGAGTAACAAAAAAGCTCACTAATGTGAGCTTTTTTGTTTTCAGAGTGTACTTTATTGTTTAAAAATAACCGCAAATGAAAACACAATTTTAAAGTTTAATGGTTATACTAATCACTAAAGATTATCGTTCAGCTTGGAGGATTCAGTAATGAAAAAACTATTCTACATAGATTACCCTCAAGAACACATAGAAGGTCAAATGCACCGCTATCGCTGTGTTCACTGTAAGGAAGAAACCACAACTATCAACGGTAGATTGGAAGGTCATCTTTCTTCATGTGAATATAGAATAAAACTAGAGGGTGCGGGTTATGAATCAGAAGAATCAGCCTCAACGAATAAGTTAGTTTCCCACGATACGGATGATTTTGATTAAGCTGCTTTAAGAGAACGGGTGACGAGAATATCTAGATTTCTCATACTGTAAACTCTTACAAACTATCGTTTCTTCTAAATGGCCGCGAGTTAAGATATCTTTGCAAATAGTTTGTTCTACAAGGTATCTTCTAACCGCACGTTCTTTAAATTTCGATAAAGCTTTACTCTATCACGGCCTTCGGATTTCCCAGCATATAGTGCCTCATCAGCCTCATGCATGAGACTCTCTATTGTAGAGTCCGGTCTTGCCTGACTAACTCCGAAACTACAGGTCAATAAGATATTTGTAGAGCCACTCCTAATTGGGCTGGCTGTAAGCCCTACGCGGATGCGATGAATCAATTCAGCAGCTTGCTCGTCCGTGCAGTCCAATAGCACCATCACAAACTCATCGCCTCCAAATCGATATAGCAGATCCGATGCTCGAGCATTAATTTTCATAATTTCAATGAGACTGGTTAAGGCTTCATCTCCCCTGTTGTGACCATACACGTCGTTTAGCTGTTTGAAATGATCTATATCTACCATCACTAAACAAAATGGAGTGACTTTACGAAGTGCTCCTTCCAATGCTCTTGGGACATTCTCGAAAAAGGCTCGGCGATTATAGGCGTTGGTTAATGGGTCGATACGAGCTAAGGTTTCTGCTTTTTGTTTAGCGTCCCGTAGTTTCTGCTCGAGCTCTTTATTAACCGTGATATCTACGGCAATCTCTAGTCTGACGTAACGCCCGTCAATCCAATGAATTGCTTGATCTCGGCACTGGTACCAACGTTGGTTGACCGTATTCTGGAATTCCCAGACATGAACCCCCTTAGGCTTACCCTCGGCATCAAGGAGGAGTTTGTTAGTACAAAAACTGCAAGGCTGATGTTGACCCGCCTGTAAATACTCAAAACACTGTTTGACCTGAGGTTTCCCCCAAGTCTTTTGTCCGTAATCATTCACAAATAATAATTCATATGTCTCTAAGTCTGATACATATATCAACACGTCCAGCGAATTTAGTAACGTAGTCAAGTATTCAATTTTTGCTTCACTTGAATACTCATCGCATCTTGCAATATCCATGAATAGTTGTGAAGGATAATGGTCCATAAATCTCTCCTTCCCCAGTTGTCTTTTTATTATTAGTAAATTAATTTTTCACCTAAAATGGGACTTCACAGTTTAAGTCCCGATAATAGTATGCACTTAATATTACGTCGGCTTTTTTAAATCTTGATGCTTAAAATCATTTAAAATTAAACTCGTTCAGCTAAATAAATTTTGAAATTTCTTAATAACACAAATCACTAAAAAGTCTAATGGAAACGAGATGTTAGCCCCCGACACTACGTATACGCTGTTTTATCGATATGCAGTACTGTAATAAGAATTGCGGTTACACCTATTAGTTAGGTCATTAATGTTCCATTTTTATAACACTTATTTATAATTAAACTATTTTGGAACTTGCGTCAAAATGACGCCTGTATTAATTTAAAAACACATCAACTCTCCAGTACAAAACTAGCCAATATTTTTAAATATGGATATAGATATTTTGCAGTTTAGCTGAGAACTCTTGTAGCGGTAACGGCTTGCAAAAAAGGTAGCCTTGATAGGCGTTGCAGCCAAGTTTTTGTAACAAGCTCTTTTGCTGCTTAAGCTCAACTCCCTCTGCAATGACATGATGACCCAAATTGTTACCCATATTAATAATGGTTTGTACAATAAACTTGTCGCAATTGTTGTGCAAAATATCGTCGATAAAACTTTTATCAATTTTAAGTTCATCCAACGGCAGTCGCTTTAATACTGACAGCGATGATTGCCCAATACCAAAATCATCTAACGAAAAGGTAATGCCTAGCGTCTTCAACACCTTTATTTTATCAATCACATCATCAATGTTTTTTACAATCAAACTTTCGGTTAATTCCAGTCTTAAATAGCTAGGATTACATCCGCTCTCCTGTAAGATATTGGTCACCGTTTCCACAAAATCAGGCTGGCTGAATTGGAGTGCGCTGACATTAACTGAGAGTGTTAATGGATTGGTATCAGGCGAATGCTCCCAAGCCTTGAGCTGTAAGCAGGCTTGCTTCAACACCCAGCCGCCAATCGAGACTATCAGTCCGGACTCTTCAGCAATTGGAATAAACTCACTCGGCGGCACGAAGCCTAAGGTTGGATGCTGCCAGCGTAGCAATACCTCGGCACCAATCGGGCGCTGAGCTTGATCCACTTGTAATTGGTAATAAAGTAAAAATTGATTGGCCTGTAGTGCAAACGCAAGATCATTTTCCAAAGCAGCACGCAGTTCAATGGCTGGATGTAGTGCTTTGTCATACAACTGCACACTGTTAAGTTTTTCGGATTTTTTTGCTTGATACATGGCAATATCTGCGCATCTCAACACTTCTGTCTCATTGGACTCATTGCCGTAAAACAAGCAGATGCCAATGCTGGGTTGCGTTCTATATTTAAAGTTTGGTAATTGGAAGGGCTGTGCAAATGCCTGCATCAGTTTTTCGGCAGCGACTTGCGCAGCATGAGTAGCTTGCTCTTTACCTTCGCCTAAATCATCCAGTACCGCAATGAATTCATCTCCGCCCGCTCTGGCAATAGTATCGTTTTTACGTAAGGCATTTTGCAAGCGGCGCGCAACCTGTTGCAACAACTCATCTCCTGCCAAGTGCCCTTTGCTGTCGTTCAACCCTTTAAAGTTATTTAAATCCAAAGACAACACTGCCCCATACATCCGGTTACGGGCACACCTGACAAAGGCTTGATTAAGACGATCTGTCAGCAATCTCCGGTTAGGTAGGCTCGTCAAAAAATCATAATAGGCCAGCTGATGTACTTTTTTATTGTCCAGATTAGAAGCAATCCGCAACGTAATATTTTCACGCAGACTTGTGGCAAGACCTCTACCTGCAATCGTCACGTAAATCACATAGACGATGAATAATATAGCGAGTGCAATAGAAAGCTGGCTGCCATAAATTAAAAACCGGGGAATCATCAACGCCAGTAAGCCGCCGATAAACAGATTGCAACTAAAGCTGTCAACGGAGTAGACCACAATACCAGCACCTGCAACACCTACAAGCGCAAAAATCAAAAATGCTTGATTCGGAATATTGTTCACCGGAAATAGCAAAATGCCAGCCAAGCCCCACACACAGCCACAGGCGCCCGAATTTACTCTGAAGCGGTTTAACCACTTTTGGATATGATGATGTCTTTTATGATCTCGATAGAATAGGAGCGTGATAAAAGCGCGCATACCATATGCCAGCAAAAATGCAGCAATCCAAGCAACTAACAGGTTTAACTTGATCAGCGGAGATTGGAGAAATATCAATGCAATCATGACCACCACTGCTGCCAGCAACGATCTTTGATTGTTTGAATACAGCATTTCTACAATTTCAGTATCTAGCGACATTGATTCTGCTGTTTTGTTCAAGGCACCTACCCCCAAATAACTTTTAATTCATACTCATTAGATAATACGGTCAGTAATAGTCATTCTTTAGAGATTAACCATTATTTTCGTAATGTAAATAGGTGAGAGAGGTGCTAAGCAATTGTTTACAATCTTAAGTCAACCCGCTTAAGGTACTAATGCCCGTTTAATCAGATGCAAAGTTAATCCTGCCAATGCTTCAACCGCTTGACCAGCGTTTACACAAAAGCAGGACACCCTCTCATGATTGCCAACACGCATGTTCCGTGCCTTTCGGTGGAGGATCGCATATATATAATAGCCAATCTAAAATAGGTAGCTGATTTACTCAAATTTAACTTAAACTGGCTCGGCTAAGAGATCCTACATTAAGCAGACTTTGACCTTGTTATAGATTTGAGTGATGCCTGGCATGGTGAAAGTTATAGGCCACATCATAGAAGATAGGATTATTGATGATTGCATCAAGATCAGGCTCTCTCTGAATTTGTAGTTCAATAGTGTGATTATTTGCTGATAATGGGTTTATTTTTTGAAGGTACCTATAGCTTATTATATCTACCCAAAAGTGTGCCGCGAGTACAAAATGATAAGGCTTATCTTTACTGGCGCCCAGCCATTCAAACATAACATTAACCTATTGATAGAATTAATTTAATTTTTAAACTTAAAATAGTTACCCCTAAAGCTACCCAGTTAGTTTGATGCTATACCTTTTTCTTATTCCAAATATTACTCTTTTACGTGTCTAATAATTATTTATAGGTTTAATGACGGTTTATGCAAGTATATTACTAAATAATTTAACACCTGCCCCCATTAATGCCCTGCTACTATCAAACATGTCGGCAATTTGGAAGGAAAAAAGAAAGAATAAAGAATAAAAAAAACTAGGATTTGAATGTGAGCAATTTGTGATTGACTCTAAACTTTTACTCTTAACCAGAAGAATATTACTTAGTACAACAATGGTTATTCCTACAATTGCTCCTGCAATTATATCGGTGGGGTAATGTAAACCTAAGTATATGCGAGGGAAGGCTATAAATAACGTGGTGTAGATGATTGCAAATGCCCCCGCCTTTCTAGATATAAAAAATAAACCAGCCGAAAGTCCAAAAAATAGAACAGCATGGTCACTGGGAAACGAACTCCAGCCATCTAGCGTGTCTGGAGACAATCCGTAAGGGAGGGTAAAATTTAAACCTTCTTCATGTATAGGTCTTAGACGAAAAGGCAATGTTAAGGCTAAAAATCTTGCCAGTGCCATTCCAACAATACAGCCAATA is drawn from Methylotenera versatilis 301 and contains these coding sequences:
- a CDS encoding putative bifunctional diguanylate cyclase/phosphodiesterase, whose amino-acid sequence is MNKTAESMSLDTEIVEMLYSNNQRSLLAAVVVMIALIFLQSPLIKLNLLVAWIAAFLLAYGMRAFITLLFYRDHKRHHHIQKWLNRFRVNSGACGCVWGLAGILLFPVNNIPNQAFLIFALVGVAGAGIVVYSVDSFSCNLFIGGLLALMIPRFLIYGSQLSIALAILFIVYVIYVTIAGRGLATSLRENITLRIASNLDNKKVHQLAYYDFLTSLPNRRLLTDRLNQAFVRCARNRMYGAVLSLDLNNFKGLNDSKGHLAGDELLQQVARRLQNALRKNDTIARAGGDEFIAVLDDLGEGKEQATHAAQVAAEKLMQAFAQPFQLPNFKYRTQPSIGICLFYGNESNETEVLRCADIAMYQAKKSEKLNSVQLYDKALHPAIELRAALENDLAFALQANQFLLYYQLQVDQAQRPIGAEVLLRWQHPTLGFVPPSEFIPIAEESGLIVSIGGWVLKQACLQLKAWEHSPDTNPLTLSVNVSALQFSQPDFVETVTNILQESGCNPSYLRLELTESLIVKNIDDVIDKIKVLKTLGITFSLDDFGIGQSSLSVLKRLPLDELKIDKSFIDDILHNNCDKFIVQTIINMGNNLGHHVIAEGVELKQQKSLLQKLGCNAYQGYLFCKPLPLQEFSAKLQNIYIHI
- a CDS encoding OmpP1/FadL family transporter — protein: MKKILLSFVILSAPIVAQAAGFALIEQSASGMGNAFAGGGAIAEDASTIFFNPAGMSYIEGTQLVGAIHLIKPTVDFNGSISGTGKAGGDGGDAGDLSFAPNFYYKRDLTNTVKFGLGINAPFGLKTEYDATWMGRFQAIKSEVKTININPAIAFKLNDQLSVGAGISAMWAKAELTRAFNLGGPSAETTVKIKGDDWGFGFNIGAIYQATADTRLSVAYRSKVNQHLEGDSTSPLIAALNTNVTAAITLPETFSASAFSKLNDTWDLMGDVTWTRWSQFKELRVDFANPVLTDAVTAENWSNTLRYSIGANYHYSDDIKFRAGLAYDEEAISDQFRTARIPGNDRKWVSLGANWKVSPSSSIDVGYAHLFISDASINKNEGAGNGTLTGTYDGSVDILSAQYTHNF
- a CDS encoding phosphatase PAP2 family protein, giving the protein MNIFDSTIIHFVNKFSHHSVMVDGTISLICHNHLLKGGVILAIVWWLWFKKSEFQPKHHAHIIATFIGCIVGMALARFLALTLPFRLRPIHEEGLNFTLPYGLSPDTLDGWSSFPSDHAVLFFGLSAGLFFISRKAGAFAIIYTTLFIAFPRIYLGLHYPTDIIAGAIVGITIVVLSNILLVKSKSLESITNCSHSNPSFFYSLFFLFSFQIADMFDSSRALMGAGVKLFSNILA
- a CDS encoding GGDEF domain-containing protein; the encoded protein is MDHYPSQLFMDIARCDEYSSEAKIEYLTTLLNSLDVLIYVSDLETYELLFVNDYGQKTWGKPQVKQCFEYLQAGQHQPCSFCTNKLLLDAEGKPKGVHVWEFQNTVNQRWYQCRDQAIHWIDGRYVRLEIAVDITVNKELEQKLRDAKQKAETLARIDPLTNAYNRRAFFENVPRALEGALRKVTPFCLVMVDIDHFKQLNDVYGHNRGDEALTSLIEIMKINARASDLLYRFGGDEFVMVLLDCTDEQAAELIHRIRVGLTASPIRSGSTNILLTCSFGVSQARPDSTIESLMHEADEALYAGKSEGRDRVKLYRNLKNVRLEDTL
- a CDS encoding crotonase/enoyl-CoA hydratase family protein — encoded protein: MNTIVDFNKFSIANFQQIDTRFDSEFGVMWSIMNPVPRPCFNKTCLNDLLQHHTNLQNTNGKIFSQGNSQQVNYLVLASSVDGVFNLGGDLSVFRTLIQAQDREHLFEYAKLCVENLWTFYNMRAPITTVALVQGQAMGGGFESALSAHVLIAEKSAVMGLPEVLFNLFPGMGALSFLSRKVGMSVAEKMVRSGKIYTGEELYQMGVVDVLAEDGQGEYALTNWIKKNHRSLNSFQAINRAKQRVNPLTVDELCDITEIWVDAALRLDERNLKVMDRLVRAQNSKVNSDVADIHEKQSA
- a CDS encoding ATP-binding protein; translated protein: MSLTADIGVMLVAVYLWVIFGNGFRYGKKYLYHAQMLSIIGFILATNLSSYWETHKTIGYSLIAMLIVLPLYVAKLIARLHEAKNKVEIERQKAADASIAKTQFVANMSHEIRTPLNGIIGISTLLKTTPLNTDQQDLLKTLEGSSKLLLSLLNNVLDFTKIEERKFTVEKIAFSPKEAIYETMEIFQTHAQTKGIQLGASVSDSLTTLNGDAFVLRQVLANLLGNAIKFTHDGSVTISATVLQDDDVKSTVRFEIADTGIGIPADKQNKVFESFTQADASTTRKFGGSGLGLTIAKHMIEEMGGALCFQSTEGIGSHFWFVLSLEKTKHLGTLPQTSSLQDSIVPTESISEKPAIAAIEPINKGQINGFSKPLKILVCEDESTNQKIITRLLSLPGHQVDVVSNSDEMLDTLERNKFDLVITDLNMSGMNGADALKLYRFTQPTDHDTRFILFTADATLSAREMASDAGFDAFLTKPIDAATLFNTIERILNLAPNTATQWMNNALNIPVNTNLTLEPNTASLDLTTLKELEKIGAGDDLFMHRLLRNYLTDSTKQIAKIETAVKQKQYGAVQDYCHALKGNSLSVGAIQLATTVEAFGKLSASTHASHAIEMLDILNKDFSQLTVAVEGYLKSPEAALNK